The genomic DNA AATCCGACATGGGCAGCCGCCCGTCCTCGCGCGGCAGGTAGGGGTGGTAGTCGACCCCCTCGCCCACCGAGGTCCGCAGCCGTTCCACCAGCGGAATCTCACCTTTTTCCGGGACCACCAGCTTCTCGCGCATGTGCCCCAGCACCTCGTCAAAGAGCAGGACCACCGGCGTGCGATAGGTTTCGGCGACGTTGAAGGCCTCCACCGTCATCTCGAAGAGGTCCTGGTGATTGGAGGCGGTCATGGCGACAATCGCGTGATCGCCGTGGGTGCCCCAGCGCGCCTGGTTGACATCGCCCTGGCTGACGTGGGTGGGAAGCCCGGTGGAGGGCCCGCCGCGCTGCACGTTGGCGATCACGCACGGGATCTCGGTCATGATGGCGTAGCCGAGCGCCTCCTGCATCAGCGAAAAGCCCGGGCCGCTGGTGGCCGTCATCACCTTGTGCCCGGTCAGTGACGCCCCGATAATCGCGCACATCGAGGCGATCTCGTCTTCCATCTGGATGAATTTGCCCCCGATTTGGGGCAGCCGCAGCGACAGGTGCTCGGCGATCTCGGTGGAGGGGGTGATCGGATAGCCGGCGAAGAACTCCAGCCCGGCGTACAGCGCCGCTTCCACGCAGGCCTCGTTGCCCTGGACAAATTTTACGGTCTCGCTCATAGGAATGCCTTAGGTTTCCTCGGTTTCGATTTCAATCGCGAAGTCC from Desulfobacteraceae bacterium includes the following:
- a CDS encoding 2-oxoacid:acceptor oxidoreductase subunit alpha; its protein translation is MSETVKFVQGNEACVEAALYAGLEFFAGYPITPSTEIAEHLSLRLPQIGGKFIQMEDEIASMCAIIGASLTGHKVMTATSGPGFSLMQEALGYAIMTEIPCVIANVQRGGPSTGLPTHVSQGDVNQARWGTHGDHAIVAMTASNHQDLFEMTVEAFNVAETYRTPVVLLFDEVLGHMREKLVVPEKGEIPLVERLRTSVGEGVDYHPYLPREDGRLPMSDFGAVHRYNVTGLYHDMWGFPSDKPEVVQGLLRHLVDKINNNVHQITRYREYFLGDADCVLVSYGSAARSALHVVVNRRNRGERLGLLELQTLWPFPDNLVREKCANANYIVVVEMNMGQVAQSVKSAVAHPERVFLANRVDGVFINPTDIRNILRLIQRKGF